One Frankiales bacterium genomic window, CACCAGGGGCCGTCCTGCGCGGGGGAGCGGCCCGTGCGAAGGTGGGTCGGTGACCAGCCTCCACGACATCCCGCTCACCATGCTCGACGGCCGCGAGACCACCTTCGGCGAGTACGCCGGGCGCGCGGTGCTCGTCGTCAACGTCGCGAGCCGCTGCGGCCTCACCCCGCAGTACGCCGGCCTCGAGCGGCTCGCCGAGACCTACGCCGACCGCGGGCTCACCGTCCTCGGCGCCCCCTGCAACCAGTTCCTGGGCCAGGAGCCGGGCACCAACGCCGAGATCGCCGAGTTCTGCTCCACCACCTACGGCGTCACGTTCCCCCTCACCGACAAGCTCGAGGTGAACGGCGAGGGCCGCCACCCGTTGTTCTCGGTGCTGACCGAGGCCGGCGACGCCGACGGCCACACCGGCGACGTGCGCTGGAACTTCG contains:
- a CDS encoding glutathione peroxidase, producing the protein MLDGRETTFGEYAGRAVLVVNVASRCGLTPQYAGLERLAETYADRGLTVLGAPCNQFLGQEPGTNAEIAEFCSTTYGVTFPLTDKLEVNGEGRHPLFSVLTEAGDADGHTGDVRWNFEKWLVSADGDVLARFSPKTEPDDAAVVSAIEAALPA